The proteins below come from a single Papaver somniferum cultivar HN1 chromosome 11, ASM357369v1, whole genome shotgun sequence genomic window:
- the LOC113322191 gene encoding uncharacterized protein LOC113322191 codes for MVRYQRYHQLKKPSLLIKQQQQQGDEDSQTLIFEFGNNNYFYCKKPKFVFLFLLVLLSCCLVFAPHLFTLYTFAVGNDGYFFDTTRDYVPICASITPGNICCDRSSIRSDVCFMKGDIRTHSISKSIYLYSSKNISNGRKLQKQKGELIIQHEKIKPYTRKWEKNTMERIDELDLFAVKKSKKNKADSNPCQVKHSVPAVFFSNGGLTGNVYHEFNDGILPLFITSQHLKKQVVFVIVEYHEWWFTKYENILSQLTDYPVIDYFADNRTHCFPEAIVGLQIHDELAVDSSLMQGKNTSIRDFRELLDRAYWPRISGLLDEEEAELKANMSSLPPWMASLREEEEEIKQADLKTKPKLVIISRNGSRSINNEEDMVELAEAIGFQVEVLYPNPRTELAKIYRVLNSSDVMIGVHGAAMTHFMFMKPGSVFIQVIPLGTDWAAETYYGDPSIKLGLEYIPYKILPKESSLYGKYSEDDPVLADPDSVNAKGWEYTKKIYLDGQSVDLNLRRFRKRLVRAYGYMQRRKRHGAH; via the exons ATGGTTAGATACCAACGTTATCATCAACTTAAGAAACCTAGTTTACTAAtcaaacagcaacaacagcaaggaGATGAAGATTCACAGACCCTTATCTTTGAATTCGGAAATAACAACTATTTCTACTGTAAAAAACCCAAATTTGTGTTTCTATTCCTTTTAGTTCTTCTATCTTGTTGCTTGGTCTTTGCACCTCATCTCTTCACTCTCT ATACTTTTGCAGTAGGAAATGATGGTTACTTCTTTGATACAACAAGAGATTATGTTCCTATTTGTGCTTCGATTACACCTG GTAATATATGCTGTGATAGAAGTAGTATTCGTTCAGATGTTTGTTTCATGAAAGGGGATATAAGAACTCACTCTATTTCAAAATCAATATATCTCTACTCATCCAAAAACATCAGTAATGGAAGAAAACTACAGAAACAAAAAGGTGAACTAATCATACAACATGAAAAGATCAAACCCTATACTAGAAAATGGGAGAAGAACACAATGGAAAGAATTGATGAATTAGACTTATTTGCTGTAAAGAAATCCAAGAAGAATAAAGCAGATTCAAATCCATGTCAAGTTAAACACTCGGTTCCAGCTGTTTTCTTTTCTAATGGAGGTTTAACTGGAAATGTTTACCATGAGTTCAATGATGGGATTCTTCCTTTATTCATCACTTCACAACACTTGAAGAAGCAAGTTGTTTTCGTTATTGTGGAATATCATGAGTGGTGGTTTACAAAGTATGAGAATATTCTATCTCAGCTTACTGATTATCCAGTGATTGATTACTTTGCTGATAATAGAACGCATTGTTTCCCCGAGGCTATTGTTGGTCTTCAAATTCACGATGAACTTGCAGTGGATAGTTCATTGATGCAGGGGAAGAATACGTCAATTCGAGATTTTCGCGAGCTTCTTGATCGGGCGTACTGGCCTAGAATCAGCGGGTTGTTAGATGAGGAAGAAGCTGAATTGAAGGCAAACATGTCTTCATTACCTCCGTGGATGGCTTctttgagagaagaagaagaagaaataaagcaagcagatttaaagacaaagccgAAACTAGTGATAATATCTAGAAATGGTTCGAGGTCGATAAACAATGAAGAAGATATGGTGGAATTAGCTGAAGCTATTGGCTTTCAGGTAGAAGTGCTGTATCCAAATCCAAGGACAGAGTTAGCCAAGATATATCGAGTACTCAATTCCAGTGATGTCATGATTGGTGTTCATGGAGCTGCAATGACACATTTCATGTTCATGAAACCAGGTTCTGTATTTATCCAAGTTATCCCTCTTGGAACAGATTGGGCTGCAGAAACTTACTACGGTGATCCATCCATTAAACTTGGACTCGAGTACATCCCCtacaaaatcctaccaaaagaaaGCTCTTTGTATGGTAAATACAGCGAAGACGATCCAGTCCTTGCTGATCCCGATAGTGTTAATGCTAAAGGATGGGAGTATACTAAAAAGATCTATTTAGACGGGCAGAGTGTGGATTTGAATCTTCGACGATTCCGTAAACGATTGGTTCGTGCTTACGGGTATATGCAACGGAGAAAACGGCATGGTGCACACTAA
- the LOC113320737 gene encoding EEF1A lysine methyltransferase 4-like: MQRDVENFNSYNYGDGTYWDARYIKEAGAFDWYQRYSSLRPFFLKFIPFSSRILMVGCGNAVLSEDMVKDGYEDIMNTDISSVAIEMMKKKYKDIPQLKYMTMDVRDMSFFQDDSFDCVVDKGTLDSLMCGTDAPLSAAQMLGEVSRLIKAGGIYMLITYGDPTVRVPHLNRHGYNWKITLYIIPRPGFVKPDGTSSSSESILEPVPITENGRLPAGFVLEDPESRYIYVCQKMGEGDPTAHFEAESVLPL, encoded by the exons ATGCAGAGAGACGTTGAGAACTTTAATTCATACAATTATGGTGATGGAACATACTGGGATGCTCGTTACATTAAAGAAGCTGGAGCTTTTGATTGGTATCAGCGTTACTCCTCTCTTCGTCCCTTCTTTCTCAAATTCATTCCTTTCTCTTCTCGTATCCTCATGGTTGGCTGCGGCAATGCTG TTTTGTCAGAGGATATGGTAAAGGATGGATACGAAGATATTATGAACACTGACATATCCTCAGTGGCCAtcgagatgatgaagaagaagtacAAGGACATTCCTCAACTGAAAT ACATGACAATGGACGTAAgggatatgagtttctttcaagatGATTCATTTGACTGTGTCGTAGACAAAG GCACTCTTGATTCGTTGATG TGTGGTACGGATGCTCCGCTTAGTGCTGCCCAAATGCTAGGGGAAGTGAGCAG GCTTATTAAAGCTGGGGGGATCTATATGTTG ATAACTTATGGTGATCCAACTGTAAGGGTTCCACATTTAAATCGTCATGGATATAACTGGAAAATTACATTGTACATCATAC CCAGACCAGGTTTTGTAAAGCCAGATGGCACTAGTTCGTCATCAGAATCGATCCTGGAACCTGTTCCTATCACGGAGAACGGTCGTCTTCCTGCAGGTTTTGTTCTCGAAGATCCAGAGTCCCGTTATATTTATGTATGCCAGAAAATGGGTGAAGGTGACCCGACCGCCCATTTTGAAGCGGAAAGTGTTTTACCCCTATAA